A window of Gudongella oleilytica genomic DNA:
TTATTTCAAGCTTTTTAGTGATTTCTGTCATTATTCCACTCTCCTTTCATTAATAACAATCTATTGATTATTTGTTTCTATCATACTTTGTATGATCTCAGCCGTTTTCTCTTCAGAATGGATGTAGTAAGAAACCCCATCAATAGTCTTCGGAGAGCCGGGTAAAGTCTCGCTGATCAAATTGCTCAGGTCATATTTAAATATGGATATCCCGTATAATGCAAGCTTAGTCAGTGGAATGTCTGTGTTTACCCCACTATTGTATATTCCATATAGCCCCGGTATTTTTAGTACGATACCTGGCTTGGCCGATTGAGCTATCAATTCCTTCAGGAATGACTGCTGGGCTTCAATTCTTCCCAAATCAGCATTTTTATAGCCTTTTCTGTATCTTAAATACTGAAGGGCTTTGTCACCATCAAGAATCTGTTCTCCTGCCTTAAGATCGATTTTCAAAGGTGGATCTGCGACCGGATCGGAATAAGACATATCCATGGGGACGTTGAACCTGACTCCTCCAATCAAATCGACATATTCCGATACTACCTGATAGTCAACCACCACATAATGATCTATATCTATCCCAAGAAGATTCTCAACGGTTTTTACAGTCAATTCAGGCCCGCCATACGCGAAGCTGTGGTTGATCTTCTCTTTGTTTTTTCTACCTTCTATGGGTGTTCTCGTGTCCCGTGGTATGGACAAGATGGAAATTTCACCAGTCCCTCTGTCCACATTAAAGAGCATGATAGTATCTGACCTTACGCCTTTGCTCTCAGCAAAGCTCTTTGAGTCGATGCCCATCATTAAGAATGTCATGTTTTTGCTCGTGCCCTCTGTGATTAAGCCGACCGCAAAAAACAGTAGTGTAAATACCGTAAAAAATAACGCAAAATACTTAATAAAAAGCTTCATGTTTTGATTTTTCATCTA
This region includes:
- a CDS encoding LCP family protein, coding for MKNQNMKLFIKYFALFFTVFTLLFFAVGLITEGTSKNMTFLMMGIDSKSFAESKGVRSDTIMLFNVDRGTGEISILSIPRDTRTPIEGRKNKEKINHSFAYGGPELTVKTVENLLGIDIDHYVVVDYQVVSEYVDLIGGVRFNVPMDMSYSDPVADPPLKIDLKAGEQILDGDKALQYLRYRKGYKNADLGRIEAQQSFLKELIAQSAKPGIVLKIPGLYGIYNSGVNTDIPLTKLALYGISIFKYDLSNLISETLPGSPKTIDGVSYYIHSEEKTAEIIQSMIETNNQ